From one Leptospira stimsonii genomic stretch:
- a CDS encoding M48 family metallopeptidase, protein MEINSPINTLPSEVSGWNQAHKRNLWLTVIGLVLFVLVYLALSGWFAWASYSFIHHGLAGNGLELYSWIAGIGSGLISLFMIKALFFVKKGNMGDEYEITEKDQPHLFQFLHQLADETGAPRPHRVFLSPQVNACVFYDLSMLNFFFPSKKNLEIGLALVNVLSISELKAVLAHEFGHFAQKSMAVGNWVYIAQQIAAHLIARRDALDDFLRSVSRFDIRVAWIGWILRLVIWSLRSAMESFFNLVVLAQRALSREMEFQADLVAVSVTGSDALIHALHKLQAADEAWETTQGFIIDHIRMGKGAKDIFPIHSKIIDQSRKIWNNPHYGKVPELPSENPEKHRIFTSEIAQPPRMWATHPYNHEREANAKKRYVPKSLDDRSGWLIFDDADSLREKFTERILSNFKTDFNHDPEILTSVDEYYKKEYLNSDYKGAYLGRSFVRYASSPKEFYSYQVSSLKEELENLYPQSLSEQLEKLRSLEKEKNLLIGVKEGFYTPSDGVIRFRGEELKKRELPAAIKSLEEECKKIQTLLFEQDKRCRSVHKKAAEKVGMGWPEYLSGLLEILHYADHSMANLEDSKALLNNVYTVVTADRHVSHSELIRLVVAGNQVFDALEEIHKHKENIILDAGLLKDLELKDWSSAFSKFEFTRATEDNMQKWLEVVDSWIDEALSALSALKHASLERLLIAESKVAEKIRNGRFKLEHAPEPSKAVTEYSTLTPGKERELQKRLDLWDRFQTADGLVPGLLRFAVATGILSAALYFTSFAVLR, encoded by the coding sequence ATGGAAATAAATTCTCCAATCAATACGCTTCCCTCCGAAGTTTCAGGGTGGAATCAAGCTCACAAACGAAATCTTTGGTTGACCGTTATAGGACTTGTTCTTTTTGTTCTCGTCTATCTTGCGTTAAGCGGATGGTTCGCCTGGGCTTCGTATTCTTTTATTCATCATGGGCTCGCGGGAAACGGTTTGGAATTGTATTCTTGGATCGCGGGCATCGGCTCCGGCTTGATCTCCTTATTTATGATCAAAGCCTTATTCTTCGTAAAAAAAGGGAATATGGGAGACGAATACGAAATCACGGAAAAAGACCAACCGCACCTCTTTCAATTCCTCCATCAATTAGCGGACGAGACGGGAGCTCCGAGACCACACCGAGTCTTTCTTTCTCCGCAAGTGAACGCATGCGTCTTTTACGATTTATCGATGCTCAATTTTTTCTTTCCATCTAAGAAGAATCTTGAGATCGGACTCGCACTCGTAAACGTTCTGAGCATCAGCGAATTGAAAGCGGTTTTAGCGCACGAGTTCGGACACTTCGCGCAAAAGAGTATGGCCGTAGGAAACTGGGTTTATATCGCGCAACAAATCGCCGCACACTTGATTGCAAGAAGAGATGCGTTAGACGATTTCTTACGCTCCGTTTCTCGTTTTGATATTCGAGTCGCATGGATCGGTTGGATTCTACGTCTTGTGATCTGGTCTCTCCGATCTGCGATGGAATCTTTTTTCAACTTAGTCGTTCTCGCACAAAGAGCGCTCTCCAGAGAGATGGAATTTCAAGCCGATTTGGTTGCGGTTTCCGTGACCGGAAGCGACGCCCTGATTCACGCATTACATAAATTGCAAGCGGCGGATGAAGCCTGGGAAACGACGCAAGGTTTTATCATCGATCATATAAGAATGGGAAAAGGCGCGAAGGATATCTTTCCGATTCATTCCAAAATCATTGATCAATCTAGAAAGATCTGGAACAACCCGCATTATGGAAAAGTTCCCGAGTTGCCTTCCGAAAATCCGGAGAAACACCGGATTTTTACCTCTGAGATCGCGCAACCCCCGCGGATGTGGGCGACTCACCCTTACAATCATGAAAGAGAAGCGAACGCAAAAAAAAGATATGTTCCGAAATCTCTGGATGACCGGAGCGGATGGTTGATCTTCGACGACGCGGATTCTTTAAGAGAAAAATTTACGGAACGGATTCTTTCCAATTTCAAAACGGATTTCAATCACGATCCCGAAATTCTAACAAGCGTGGATGAATATTATAAAAAAGAATATCTCAACAGCGATTACAAAGGAGCGTATCTCGGAAGATCGTTCGTCCGTTATGCGTCTTCTCCGAAAGAATTCTACTCTTATCAAGTGAGTTCCTTGAAAGAAGAACTCGAAAATCTTTATCCGCAGAGTTTATCCGAACAACTCGAAAAACTTCGCTCCCTTGAAAAAGAAAAAAACTTATTGATCGGCGTAAAAGAGGGTTTTTACACACCTTCGGACGGAGTCATTCGATTTCGAGGAGAAGAATTGAAAAAGAGGGAACTTCCCGCGGCAATCAAAAGCCTGGAAGAAGAATGTAAAAAAATCCAAACTCTTCTCTTCGAACAGGATAAGAGATGCCGTTCGGTTCACAAGAAGGCGGCCGAAAAAGTGGGAATGGGTTGGCCAGAATATCTAAGCGGCCTTTTGGAAATACTTCACTACGCCGATCATTCCATGGCTAATTTAGAGGACAGCAAAGCGCTGTTGAATAACGTTTATACCGTTGTCACTGCTGATCGTCACGTAAGCCACTCAGAGTTAATTCGTCTCGTCGTAGCAGGGAATCAGGTTTTCGATGCACTTGAGGAAATCCACAAACATAAGGAAAATATAATATTAGACGCAGGACTTCTGAAAGATTTAGAACTGAAAGATTGGTCCTCTGCCTTTAGTAAATTCGAATTCACTCGAGCTACCGAAGACAACATGCAGAAATGGCTCGAGGTCGTTGACTCTTGGATCGACGAGGCATTGAGTGCTCTTTCCGCGCTCAAACACGCAAGCCTGGAAAGGTTATTGATCGCAGAATCGAAAGTAGCCGAAAAAATTCGCAATGGCCGATTCAAATTGGAGCATGCGCCGGAACCTTCGAAGGCGGTAACTGAATATTCTACCTTAACGCCCGGAAAAGAGCGGGAATTGCAAAAACGTTTGGATCTCTGGGATCGATTTCAAACCGCGGACGGACTTGTTCCTGGACTTTTGCGTTTTGCCGTCGCAACCGGAATTTTGAGTGCCGCTTTGTATTTCACAAGTTTTGCCGTTCTTCGTTAG
- a CDS encoding LptF/LptG family permease: MSAFPLKLDPIKSFFQYWKKEFFPLKILDKYLFGEFFKIFIGTVILLTGIMLLSLVNDNMRNFTTTKAPRYHVALFLVYSLPKIISTTVVSMSLMFSICFTVGQFSVNKELVSMMAAGVSFFRIVAPLILFGILMWIIMLLGTEFIVRPVNKLAKIEHDTLTEGMGTLANSVYQFHVKGKEGFYYLYFYDPDKDEINGGFNYIRLRPDGSPETVISSLKAKYNYETRIWKMKRVEEWHFDSDLNLSSQESFEEKEYELPEDPTYFKVPAGSVEEMNLIQLGEEQKRRIQKGLPYGDVLTEKHSVFALPMMTIIVTLIGTIAGYFTKKTAGVASLGITIGVVLIYYIFNSAGKSLGENGVIPAFLGVWITPGMFLGLCFWMFRRMNL; encoded by the coding sequence ATGTCCGCATTCCCGCTCAAACTCGATCCGATCAAATCCTTCTTTCAATATTGGAAGAAAGAATTTTTTCCTCTCAAAATCTTAGATAAGTATTTGTTCGGAGAATTCTTCAAAATTTTTATCGGAACCGTGATTCTTCTTACAGGGATCATGTTGCTTTCGCTCGTAAACGACAACATGAGAAACTTTACGACGACAAAAGCTCCCCGCTATCACGTCGCACTCTTCCTCGTTTATAGTCTTCCTAAAATCATCTCAACTACCGTAGTATCGATGTCTCTGATGTTCTCGATTTGTTTTACGGTGGGTCAGTTTTCGGTGAACAAAGAGCTGGTTTCCATGATGGCCGCGGGAGTTTCGTTTTTTAGAATCGTAGCTCCCTTGATTCTTTTTGGAATTCTCATGTGGATCATCATGCTTTTGGGAACGGAGTTTATCGTAAGACCGGTAAACAAACTCGCAAAGATAGAACACGATACTCTTACCGAAGGCATGGGAACGTTAGCCAACAGCGTCTATCAATTTCATGTAAAGGGAAAGGAAGGATTCTACTATTTGTATTTCTATGATCCGGATAAGGACGAGATCAACGGAGGATTCAATTATATTCGGCTTCGTCCGGACGGATCTCCGGAAACCGTTATCTCTTCCTTAAAAGCAAAATACAATTACGAGACAAGAATCTGGAAAATGAAACGTGTGGAAGAATGGCACTTTGACAGCGATCTCAATCTTTCTTCCCAGGAATCCTTTGAAGAGAAAGAATACGAACTACCGGAAGACCCGACCTATTTCAAGGTTCCCGCGGGCTCCGTGGAAGAGATGAATTTGATCCAGTTGGGTGAAGAACAAAAAAGAAGAATTCAGAAAGGACTTCCTTATGGAGACGTTCTTACCGAAAAACATTCCGTCTTTGCACTTCCAATGATGACGATTATCGTAACGTTGATCGGAACGATCGCAGGTTATTTTACGAAAAAAACGGCAGGGGTCGCGTCTTTAGGAATTACGATCGGAGTTGTATTGATCTATTATATCTTCAATTCCGCGGGAAAATCGTTGGGCGAAAACGGCGTCATCCCCGCGTTCTTAGGTGTTTGGATCACACCGGGAATGTTTTTGGGTTTATGTTTCTGGATGTTTCGTCGCATGAATCTTTGA
- a CDS encoding LIC10415 family protein — protein MEVPLTNLISSAEKLIRDKRSSVGGRTASAQEGQGSLDKTEFSSGLTSRYLKIQETLSSLQGEFSKEQMKLGILNEGSTPNSELINILFGETPLFRELSENPDMDQAVLKEQIQDKKNKLTDSIRNLEVESENIFSVGMLKGQENFSKSLEAITGKGVQMKQLSEKTIERLIKE, from the coding sequence ATGGAAGTTCCACTCACAAATCTGATCAGCTCCGCGGAAAAATTGATCCGCGACAAACGGTCTTCCGTTGGTGGGAGAACCGCGTCCGCACAGGAAGGACAAGGAAGTCTGGACAAAACAGAATTTTCATCGGGACTCACTTCCCGATACCTGAAAATCCAGGAAACCCTTTCTAGCCTACAAGGAGAATTCTCGAAAGAACAGATGAAGCTCGGAATTTTGAATGAAGGGAGCACGCCGAACAGCGAACTCATCAACATTCTTTTCGGAGAAACGCCTCTGTTCAGAGAATTGTCCGAAAATCCGGACATGGATCAAGCCGTTCTAAAAGAGCAGATTCAGGATAAAAAGAATAAACTAACGGATTCGATCCGAAACTTGGAAGTAGAATCGGAGAATATCTTTTCAGTAGGAATGTTGAAAGGCCAGGAGAATTTCTCCAAATCCTTGGAAGCCATTACCGGAAAAGGCGTTCAGATGAAACAACTTTCCGAAAAAACCATAGAACGATTGATTAAAGAATAA
- a CDS encoding multiheme c-type cytochrome, producing the protein MKFNPRFIFLFLTTGCFLVTFLGSESGKKSIRLFEFLRFENGIRPVSFHPESDTIRDKDSGRLLDSAADCKPCHKVVYGNWNRSRHKVAHTNEIYRSSFSQEPMQWCENCHSPLRSSLDQTPFKPEEGISCNVCHVRQGKILSSKDPNPSRKKYHEYILIESFGTEELCASCHQFNFPTWLSLKDHISPFEYSNLNMQDTVNEWRHSGFANESNCIDCHLAPSTNNTHSFRGGHSISELKKSLELEAEYVGPRTIEVRIISLGIGHSYPTGDLFRALRLKVYSESGKFREEFILRKLYRNATKEEKEKSNEPRILESDTRIPAPSGNRNSAQKEFFFEASDRPKKLKLELWIDYLNDTEKIFSHLKRKETLKKISSETIRIRGRENFTEKDTG; encoded by the coding sequence ATGAAATTCAATCCACGTTTTATATTCTTGTTTTTGACGACCGGTTGTTTTTTGGTCACCTTCCTCGGTTCAGAATCAGGAAAAAAAAGCATTAGACTTTTTGAATTTTTAAGATTTGAAAACGGGATCCGACCCGTTTCCTTTCATCCTGAGTCGGACACGATTCGAGATAAAGATTCCGGAAGATTGTTGGATTCTGCGGCGGATTGCAAACCGTGTCACAAGGTCGTTTACGGAAATTGGAATCGTTCTCGTCATAAAGTAGCTCATACGAACGAGATTTACAGAAGCAGTTTTTCTCAAGAACCCATGCAATGGTGTGAAAATTGTCATTCTCCCTTACGATCCAGTTTGGATCAAACTCCGTTTAAACCGGAAGAAGGAATATCCTGCAACGTTTGTCATGTTCGGCAGGGAAAGATTCTTTCAAGTAAAGACCCGAACCCGTCTCGAAAAAAATATCACGAGTATATCCTAATCGAATCCTTTGGAACCGAAGAACTTTGTGCGTCCTGTCATCAGTTCAACTTTCCGACTTGGCTCTCGTTGAAAGATCATATTTCTCCTTTTGAATATTCCAACTTGAATATGCAGGATACGGTAAACGAATGGCGTCATTCCGGATTTGCGAACGAATCGAATTGTATCGATTGTCATCTTGCGCCCTCGACTAACAATACACATTCCTTCCGTGGAGGGCATTCCATCTCCGAATTGAAAAAGAGTCTTGAGCTGGAAGCCGAATACGTCGGTCCAAGAACGATAGAGGTTCGAATCATATCGCTCGGGATCGGTCATTCGTATCCCACCGGCGATCTCTTTCGCGCACTACGGTTGAAAGTATATTCGGAATCCGGAAAGTTTCGGGAAGAGTTTATACTTCGAAAGTTATATCGAAATGCAACCAAGGAAGAAAAGGAGAAATCTAACGAACCCCGGATTTTAGAATCCGATACAAGGATCCCAGCTCCGTCCGGAAATAGAAACTCGGCTCAAAAAGAATTCTTTTTCGAAGCTTCCGATCGTCCCAAAAAGCTCAAGCTGGAATTGTGGATCGATTACCTAAACGATACCGAGAAGATTTTTTCCCATTTAAAACGAAAGGAAACATTGAAGAAAATTTCGAGTGAAACGATTCGTATTCGGGGACGGGAGAATTTCACTGAAAAAGATACGGGTTAA
- a CDS encoding SH3 domain-containing protein, producing MNIAFLLFLYSCASVPIGFGVVLQKDIKVYSKPTLKSEIAFSLDQSYPYDVLAADLPDKDSVSKLLWFKIRQKDKVGFISKEEEILKNNVLNFLPVTGDKFGLVTATQLLLRETPSTGGKILGRLATRNIVELIEEHSKKLNIDGMQGTWAKIKTKDGKTGFVFTAYLMRGISPEVLAKTETIELSQTGWALLTKTPSKVFNYTNGKLIPNSEVPYEFTKGAELYFTQKLITPQGKVYFYILGEKRPDYESDEEEQSRIVYSGYLPADNLKNYLSYSKLYFDNSPNSNRALLETIDKAFDGETDLSTVMETEHSFGKKKVYHVEVQSKSRYVNDDFPYKRNLLILKEGKSYTNLQIGIGDIQFEDLDGDGIDEVMVTETSGRSGDISQVLYRFNGSGFDSLLTFSGFNGECGHITYSSSSISLNSKDCSKEAKEKIKTFEYVLKNGKLVPVR from the coding sequence ATGAATATAGCTTTTTTACTTTTTCTATATTCCTGTGCCAGCGTGCCGATCGGTTTCGGAGTCGTTCTTCAAAAGGATATTAAAGTATATTCTAAACCTACCTTAAAAAGTGAAATCGCGTTCTCCTTGGACCAGTCATATCCGTATGACGTTCTTGCCGCGGATCTTCCGGACAAGGATTCGGTCAGCAAACTCCTTTGGTTTAAAATTCGTCAAAAGGACAAAGTCGGATTTATCTCCAAAGAAGAGGAAATTCTCAAAAACAACGTTTTAAACTTTCTTCCCGTAACCGGAGATAAATTCGGTTTAGTGACTGCGACTCAATTATTATTGAGAGAAACGCCAAGCACAGGGGGAAAAATTTTGGGAAGATTGGCGACGAGAAACATCGTCGAACTCATCGAGGAACATTCAAAAAAGCTAAACATCGACGGGATGCAAGGCACTTGGGCAAAAATCAAAACAAAAGACGGCAAGACCGGATTTGTATTTACCGCTTATCTAATGAGGGGAATCAGCCCGGAAGTTTTAGCGAAAACGGAGACGATCGAATTGAGTCAGACGGGATGGGCTTTGCTTACAAAAACCCCGTCAAAAGTATTCAATTATACGAATGGAAAATTGATACCTAACTCCGAGGTTCCATATGAATTTACCAAAGGTGCAGAACTCTACTTCACTCAGAAACTCATAACTCCTCAAGGGAAAGTTTACTTTTACATTTTAGGCGAAAAAAGGCCCGATTACGAATCCGACGAAGAGGAACAAAGTAGAATTGTTTATTCAGGTTATCTGCCGGCCGACAACCTAAAAAACTATCTTTCCTATTCTAAATTGTATTTCGACAACTCACCAAATTCAAACAGGGCGCTTTTGGAAACAATCGACAAGGCATTCGACGGTGAGACCGATTTGAGTACGGTAATGGAAACGGAACATTCCTTTGGAAAAAAGAAGGTGTATCATGTGGAAGTTCAGTCGAAGAGCAGGTATGTCAATGATGACTTTCCGTATAAAAGAAATCTGCTGATCCTCAAAGAAGGAAAATCATACACGAATCTGCAAATCGGGATCGGTGATATTCAGTTTGAGGATTTGGACGGAGACGGAATCGACGAAGTAATGGTTACCGAAACTTCAGGGAGATCCGGAGATATCAGCCAAGTTTTATACAGATTCAACGGATCAGGCTTCGATTCTTTACTTACTTTTTCCGGATTCAACGGAGAATGTGGACATATCACGTACAGCAGTTCAAGCATTTCTTTAAACTCAAAAGACTGTTCCAAAGAAGCAAAAGAGAAAATTAAAACGTTTGAATATGTTTTGAAAAATGGAAAACTCGTTCCAGTTCGATAG
- a CDS encoding O-methyltransferase: protein MSRKNIQLTEKLEEYIFRFSVRESSSFQKLREETARLAQANMQISPEEGQFLNILTKISGAKRIIEIGTFTGYSSLCFASALPEDGKLLCCDISEEWTKIAKKFWKETGLEQKISLKIGSALETLQVLLESRTSPEWAPGFDVGPSSIDLVFLDADKENYPNYYSLILKLLKPGGLLIADNVLWDGSVADDSHQEPSTVGIRKFNELVHKDPNVDISMVPIADGVSLVRKK from the coding sequence TTGAGTCGAAAGAACATTCAACTGACCGAAAAACTGGAAGAGTATATCTTCCGGTTTTCCGTTCGAGAATCTTCCTCCTTTCAAAAACTCAGAGAAGAAACGGCAAGGTTGGCTCAGGCAAACATGCAAATCAGCCCGGAAGAAGGGCAGTTCTTAAACATTCTTACCAAAATCAGCGGCGCCAAAAGAATCATAGAAATTGGAACCTTCACCGGTTATTCTTCCCTTTGTTTTGCTTCCGCGTTGCCGGAGGACGGAAAACTTCTTTGTTGCGATATCAGCGAAGAATGGACAAAGATTGCAAAGAAATTTTGGAAAGAAACCGGATTGGAGCAGAAGATTTCTTTGAAGATCGGATCCGCATTAGAAACTTTGCAAGTTCTTTTGGAATCTCGGACATCGCCGGAGTGGGCGCCTGGATTCGATGTCGGACCGTCTTCAATCGACTTAGTTTTTCTCGACGCGGACAAAGAGAATTATCCGAACTATTATTCCCTGATTTTGAAATTACTCAAACCCGGCGGATTGTTGATTGCGGATAACGTTCTTTGGGACGGAAGTGTCGCCGACGATTCTCACCAAGAACCTTCCACGGTCGGGATTCGGAAGTTTAACGAACTCGTGCACAAGGACCCGAATGTCGATATCAGTATGGTCCCGATCGCAGACGGGGTTTCGTTGGTGCGAAAGAAGTAG
- a CDS encoding acyl-CoA dehydrogenase family protein has translation MRALLEKPNDLFNPTENHLALRENVAKFARENMDLQAKENDEHETFNLPLFRRIGSELGLFGVTVPEEDGGMGMDAVAAVIIHEEMSAYDPGFMLSYLAHEVLFVNNFYHSSNPAQRAKYLSKVISGEWIGGMGMTEPGAGTDVLGLRTIATKKGDKYVLNGSKQYITNGSTGSVFLIYAKLDKNSKKMTSFIVESSYPGFSVGKKEEKMGMRSSPTTQLIFEDCEVPAENLVGQEDGALVHMMRNLEIERITLAAQSLGIAKRCVDIMADYTIRHREAFGKKLAEFGQIQRLLAESYADFQAARALVYNVASQIHPENRNSLGAASAKLVATQMAERVSRNAIQALGGYGYCREYPVERLHRDSILLSIGGGTNEAMQKNIVADLKKIYEGTP, from the coding sequence ATGAGAGCATTACTAGAAAAGCCCAATGATTTATTCAATCCGACCGAGAACCACTTAGCGCTTCGGGAAAACGTCGCCAAATTCGCAAGGGAGAATATGGACCTTCAGGCGAAGGAAAACGACGAGCATGAAACCTTCAATCTTCCTCTCTTTCGGAGAATCGGTTCCGAACTCGGACTCTTCGGAGTCACCGTTCCGGAAGAAGACGGAGGAATGGGAATGGACGCTGTCGCCGCGGTCATCATTCACGAAGAAATGTCAGCTTATGATCCGGGTTTTATGCTTTCGTATCTCGCTCACGAAGTTTTGTTCGTGAATAATTTCTATCACAGTTCCAACCCCGCGCAAAGGGCGAAATATCTTTCGAAAGTGATTTCGGGAGAATGGATCGGCGGAATGGGGATGACCGAACCCGGAGCCGGAACGGATGTACTCGGACTCAGAACGATCGCGACCAAAAAAGGCGACAAATACGTATTAAACGGTTCCAAACAATACATTACAAACGGAAGTACGGGAAGCGTATTTCTGATTTATGCAAAGTTGGATAAGAATTCGAAGAAGATGACTTCGTTTATCGTAGAGAGTTCTTATCCCGGATTCAGCGTGGGAAAAAAAGAAGAGAAGATGGGAATGCGTTCCTCTCCGACGACTCAGCTTATATTCGAAGATTGTGAAGTTCCTGCGGAGAATTTGGTCGGTCAGGAAGACGGCGCTCTCGTTCACATGATGCGAAATCTCGAGATCGAAAGAATCACTCTTGCGGCTCAGTCTTTAGGAATCGCGAAACGTTGCGTGGACATCATGGCCGATTACACGATTCGCCATAGAGAGGCTTTCGGAAAAAAACTCGCCGAGTTCGGACAGATTCAAAGACTATTAGCGGAATCTTACGCTGACTTTCAAGCGGCTCGCGCTCTTGTTTACAACGTAGCTTCTCAAATTCATCCGGAGAACAGAAATTCTTTGGGAGCCGCGTCCGCAAAATTAGTCGCGACGCAGATGGCAGAACGAGTGTCTCGGAACGCGATTCAAGCGCTTGGAGGATACGGGTATTGCAGAGAATATCCGGTCGAGAGACTTCATAGAGATTCCATACTTCTTTCCATCGGCGGTGGAACAAACGAAGCGATGCAGAAGAATATCGTTGCCGATTTGAAAAAAATCTACGAGGGTACTCCTTGA
- a CDS encoding LIC10362 family protein, whose protein sequence is MIYALILTILCGLFFFLSYKEQGSPKSLSSLRIGFQKALNSPFQKNSLFLLLSLCAWMFLPLFWGLAFFLKTDANVLIVIGFMVWTYYWFKYLFSTDEIA, encoded by the coding sequence ATGATCTACGCTCTCATTTTGACAATCCTTTGTGGACTTTTTTTCTTCCTATCTTACAAGGAACAAGGATCTCCGAAAAGCCTTTCTTCCTTAAGAATCGGGTTTCAAAAAGCCCTCAATTCTCCCTTTCAAAAGAATTCTCTCTTCCTACTTCTGTCTCTTTGCGCTTGGATGTTTCTCCCGCTTTTTTGGGGACTTGCTTTTTTCTTAAAGACGGATGCGAATGTTCTGATCGTAATCGGATTTATGGTCTGGACGTATTACTGGTTTAAATATCTATTCTCAACCGATGAGATCGCTTAG
- a CDS encoding electron transfer flavoprotein subunit beta/FixA family protein, whose amino-acid sequence MKIIVLVKQVPDTETSIKVGDKSINEAGIKWIISPYDEFAIEEGIRLREKHGGEVIAVSLGPDRVVEALRTAYAMGADRAVHVKVDNYVPFDTNNTAELIANFAKAENADVIIGGRQSIDTDSSQVVVQVAELLGIPHVAFAVSLEINGTAVKATKEVEGGTQTIETSTPVALTAQKGLNEPRYPSLKGIMTAKKKPVETKSAADLGNPASKIEVVGLEPPPPRIPGRKLEAADANAFASQLVKALREEAKVI is encoded by the coding sequence ATGAAAATCATCGTATTAGTGAAACAGGTACCTGACACCGAAACCAGTATTAAAGTAGGGGATAAATCCATCAACGAAGCCGGAATCAAGTGGATTATTTCTCCCTATGATGAATTTGCTATCGAGGAAGGAATCAGACTGCGTGAAAAACACGGTGGCGAAGTAATCGCTGTTTCCCTTGGACCAGACAGAGTTGTAGAAGCTCTTAGAACCGCTTACGCTATGGGCGCAGATCGCGCGGTTCACGTCAAAGTCGACAACTACGTTCCTTTTGATACGAACAACACTGCAGAGCTGATCGCCAATTTCGCGAAAGCCGAAAACGCAGACGTAATCATCGGAGGAAGACAGTCCATCGATACTGATTCTTCTCAAGTTGTCGTTCAAGTTGCGGAACTTCTTGGAATTCCTCACGTCGCATTTGCGGTGAGCCTTGAAATCAACGGAACCGCAGTGAAAGCAACGAAAGAAGTAGAAGGTGGAACACAAACCATCGAAACTTCCACTCCCGTAGCTCTTACAGCGCAAAAAGGACTCAACGAACCTCGTTATCCTTCTCTCAAAGGAATCATGACTGCTAAGAAAAAGCCTGTGGAAACAAAATCCGCCGCTGATCTTGGTAACCCCGCAAGCAAAATCGAAGTTGTCGGACTCGAACCTCCTCCACCGCGTATTCCTGGAAGAAAACTGGAAGCGGCAGACGCAAACGCGTTCGCATCTCAACTCGTAAAAGCTCTCAGAGAAGAAGCTAAGGTTATTTAA
- a CDS encoding electron transfer flavoprotein subunit alpha/FixB family protein, which produces MSNVLIVGELKDGELKKISREITSAGRKIADSIGGKVVALLIGSGVEKHAPELAAVGADSIITVNSGEYNAETYSNLVAEVIKAQNPAVVLLPHTSQGKDYSPRVAVKVGAGIVADVVGFSVDGGKVVAKKPIYSGKAYANFKVTSPVQIFTVRPNSQEITQKAGAGAVEAASPAAGDAKVKIVSTDLSGGSKVQLTEASIIVSGGRGIKGPENWPILQELADTLGAALGASRAAVDAGWISHSHQVGQTGKTVSPNCYIACGISGAIQHLAGMGSSKYIVAINKDGDAPIFKVATYGIVGDLFEVVPAVTAEFKKVLG; this is translated from the coding sequence GTGAGCAACGTATTAATTGTTGGCGAATTGAAAGACGGAGAACTTAAAAAAATCTCCAGAGAAATCACTTCAGCAGGAAGAAAGATCGCTGATTCCATCGGCGGTAAAGTAGTAGCTCTTCTCATCGGAAGCGGAGTTGAAAAACACGCTCCTGAATTAGCGGCTGTTGGAGCTGATTCGATCATCACCGTAAACTCAGGCGAATACAACGCTGAAACGTATTCCAATCTGGTTGCGGAAGTAATCAAGGCACAAAACCCTGCGGTGGTTCTTCTTCCACACACTTCACAAGGAAAAGATTATTCTCCTCGTGTTGCCGTAAAAGTAGGAGCGGGAATCGTTGCGGACGTTGTTGGATTCTCCGTTGACGGTGGAAAGGTCGTGGCAAAAAAACCGATCTACTCCGGAAAAGCCTACGCAAATTTTAAAGTAACAAGCCCGGTCCAAATCTTTACCGTTCGTCCAAACTCTCAAGAGATCACTCAAAAAGCGGGTGCTGGAGCTGTAGAAGCGGCTTCTCCAGCGGCTGGTGATGCGAAGGTAAAAATCGTTTCTACCGATCTAAGCGGCGGTTCTAAGGTTCAGTTGACTGAGGCTTCGATCATCGTTTCCGGTGGTCGTGGTATCAAAGGACCGGAAAACTGGCCGATTCTTCAAGAACTTGCGGACACTCTCGGAGCGGCTCTCGGAGCTTCTCGCGCGGCGGTGGATGCTGGTTGGATTTCTCACTCTCACCAAGTTGGACAAACCGGGAAAACCGTTTCTCCAAATTGCTATATCGCATGTGGTATTTCCGGAGCGATTCAGCACTTAGCGGGAATGGGTTCTTCTAAGTATATCGTAGCAATCAACAAAGACGGAGACGCTCCGATCTTTAAAGTTGCGACTTACGGAATCGTGGGAGACCTTTTTGAAGTAGTTCCTGCGGTTACTGCAGAGTTCAAAAAAGTACTTGGATAA